The Anolis sagrei isolate rAnoSag1 chromosome 6, rAnoSag1.mat, whole genome shotgun sequence genome includes the window aatCTCATAAAATGTATACACGATCCTTCTCATATTTTCCTTAACTTCCATAATTCAGCTTGCGTCCATAAGCTCATAAGTAGCACAGTCATTGTTCCATTCTTTTCCAGAGGCATTATGATACCTAATGGATTAAACAGAACTTCTGAACAATCCACAACTGGATCTACATAGCGCACTTCAGGACTGTTTCATTTCAACAGCATTAAACTAAAGCCACAGTACCTCAAGATAACAAAATCTCTTCTATGTGACCCAACATTTATCTCATGGTAACTGCTGgccttcaaagaaacattttaatcTTGTACTCCCTATACTAAAATCCAGTACtctctcaggacccttccagacaggaacAAAAATGCGGGCCCTGCCGGACTTGTACCTGAGGAGTCCAAATGACTCCTTAGATAAAAGAGGAATAATTTGAGACAAAGTAGGTAACCCCTGCTTTGTATGGAATTATTTAGATAGcccattagacccgggccttcctgaaagatcCAGGTCTAATGGGGGTGTGGGCCCTGTGAGGACAGACTACTGGGACAGCTTCTACAGTCCCAGTAGTCTGTCCTCACAGTCCAATTTGTTTATTTGCGCCTCATGAACCAGGAGAAGCAAGGAGGGCACCTCCCTTCCCAACCCCTTCCCCAAAgccttaaaagaaaataaaaacttacTGGGTTGCCATGAGGCTACTCTAGCAGCCCTCCTGGCATGTAAAAATGACATACCAAGAGGTGGCGGCATGTTGGGGGGGAAGGGGCAAACTGCTTCCCTTCCCCACCTCCTGGGGCATCATTTATACCAGGAGGGCTGCCAGGGCTGCCTCACAGTGACCCAgtaagtttttattttcttttaaggcttggtggggggggggggggggggaggatgtccTGACGCCATCCCAAAGGTTTTTGGGATGCCATGGGGACACACACCCAGGAAAGCCCGTATTTTGGGTGGAGGTATTGGGACTTAGGGACCTTACACACCCCTATAACCCAGAAtgccaaggcaggaaatcccacaatatctgctttgaactgggttatctgagtccacactgttatattatccagtacaaaacagatattgtgggattttctgacttgatattttgggttatatggctgtgtggaaggattctGAGATCccattgccatatatttcagtttaaagcagaaaatgtggaattttaatcagctgtgtgaaagggcccttaaaCCCTCTCTGAAGCGAGTTTAAGTTTAAGTTGTGTCATGACAggccgtctccctggttcaccgaggggttggctgtgatgaagcatacgagaagggggctagaacgcaagtggaggaaatctcgggacgtgtctgatcaagcacgggctaaggcctcccttaaggcatactccgtggctgtACGggcggccagggaatctttcacgaccgcccggatagcgtctgcagcaaataggtcatcagagctgtttcgggttgttggggagctcctccacccacctgtggtggacgagatctctgacgacccagcagctcggtgttgcgatttcacacaccattttgcaggcaaggttgcccagatacgtcttgagcttgattccaatttcatcgcagtgccagaggagacttgtccaattttgtgggattcttttcggcttgttcttcctgagaccgtggaggaggttcttggggctgtgagggggaccacttcggctctagacccttgcccatcctggctcattaaatctgccaaagaggggttggttgattggtttgtgttgatcattaacgcatcgttggagcaagggatttttccatctaacttgaaacaggctgtggttcgcccactcctaaaAAAGTcgtcccttgactctacggtgctgaacaattacagaccaatctccaaccttccttttttgggtaaggtgctggagcaggtggtcgccctccagctccagggcttcctggatgacatcaactacctggatcgggcacagtctggtttcaggcctggtcatggcaccgagacagccttggtcgccttggtggatgacctccgtagaggactggacagggggagtgtgaccctgctggtcctcttggacatctcagtggctttcgataccatcgataatggtatccttctgggtcggctctctgggatgggccttgggggcatggttctgtcgtggctcaggtccttcctggagggacgaacccagatggtgaagctgggagatgcctgcttggacccctggcccttgacctgtggggtcccgcaaggctctattttatctcccatgctttttaacatctacatgaaaccgctgggagaggtcatccggagttttggagttgggtgccatctctacgcagatgacgcacaactctactactcttttccacctaattccaaggaggcctctcgggtgctagacgagtgcctggccgctgtgtccatctggatgaggacgaacaaactgaagatcaatcccgacaagacagaggtcctcctggtcgatcgcaaaccagaccggggtatagggtggcaacctgtgttggacggggttacactccccctgaagccacaggtccgcagcttgggagtcctcctggactcatcgctcacgcttgaggctcaggcgtcggcggtggccgggagggcttttgcacaactgagacttgtgcgccagctgcgcccgtacctcgctaaggctgatctggccggggtggtccatgccttagtcacctctagactggattactgcaatgtgctctacatggggctgcccttgaaaacggctcggaaattccaacggGCAGCACCCAGGATGCTAACACGGGCCCATTACAGacagaggtcaacccttctgtttaaggagctccactggctgccgtttattttccgagcccaatttaaggtgcaggtgcttacctacaaagccctgaatggtttgggaccaccctacctgcgagactgcatcacagtctacgaacccacacgctcactccggtcatcaggagaggccctgctcgtgatcccgcccgcgtcgcaggcatgcttggtggggacacaggacagggccttctctgtggtggctccccgcctctggaatgccctcccgaaagatctcagacaggcccctaccttggcggttttcagaaagaacctgaaaacctggctgttccaatgtgccttctcagattaggaatcccaccaccaaagcccagaagcactttagtagaattaagatcaccctcaccgcacactgcacttatattttaaccccatatccctccgacacttcagcacgtttaatcctgtaccctattccaggccggctcagtttttaatgatgtcctgttgtattgctgctgttgttgttttctgctttaactgttttatttgctatgtattgtactgttgtattgtgttgggctccggcctgttgtaagccgcatcgaatcccttgggagatgctagcggggtacaaataaagttataataataataataataataataataataataagtctagtCCAGAAGTGCCCTCAATTATTGGCACCCAtagggattggtagatgccagacAAATGTAGTTCCTAGTAGCTTGAGAATTATGCATGTATTTCAAATATTATTGAAAGcattatgtgattttttttggcagttgcttgagagttcttgTTACTTAAGTTCCATTTAACTGACAGTCTACTATTATGCCTATGTAAACATTCCAGACCTAGCTACAGAGACAAGTAGGAGACAAGAGAGAATCCCTGCTTtattagagcaggcctgggcaaactccaggtgttttgcacttcaactcccacaattcctaactgcctaccaacattcacacttgcctccaacagacaagagttctttctcccaccctggacaccccacagacatataacccccattttcctagttttcaacagacctcacaacctctgaggatgcctgccgtagatgcaggtgaaacatcaggagagaatgcttctggaatatggcaatacagcctgaaaaacttacagcaacccagtgattccagtcatgaaagccttcgacaatacagctacCAGCGGTTAGGCATTATgagagtttgcccaggcctgtattAGAGGTGATGCAAAAAGCCTCAACAAGATCATTCTGAAACTTTTATCTTTTCATGCAAAATAACCAGAGAGAGAATGCCAAATGTGGTTTCCTCAAAGTAATGCAGATTAGCTGTActatatagaccaggggtcctcaaactttttaaacagagggccaggtcacagtccctcaaactgctggagggccggattataatttggagagaaaaaaatgaatgaattcctatgcgcactgcgcatatcttatttgtagtgcaaaaacacttaaaaacaatacaataattaaaatgaacaattttagcaaatataaacttattagtatttcaatgggaagtgtgggccttcttttggctgatgagataggatttttgttgatgttgttgtgtgctttcaagtcgtttcagacttaggttgaccctgagcgagggccggataaatgaccttggagggccacatccggcccctgggccttagtttgaggaccccagatATAGACACACTACAAAATTGGGCTGCTTTCTAATATTGGGAAATACATCAACAGCTGCACTTTGGACCAGgcctgggaaaacttgggcccttcagttgttttggacttcaactcccacaattccttaagcggctgagggggaaaaggaaagggcctgagactgctaggaattgtgggagttgaagtccaaaacaactgaagggcctaagtttgcccaggcctggttaaaaacctattattattattattattattattattattattattattattattatataaaacacATCAAACGAGGCAAGAAGGGGAAACGGAGAACGAGGCTTGTTGCTGAACTTGCTTGCTCACTTAGATTGAGAACTGTTCAGGCCACTAATGTCTGCGCATGCGCACCGAGGTGTCTGAAGCGGCTCAGTTGAGTGGGCGGGGTTATCTGTCTGCTCACAGATAACCCCGCCCACCAGGCACTTTGACTTTCGGCAGCCGCTAAACTTACAATACAGAACACCCTCTCTTCCGGTTTGCTAGCGAGACAGTTAAGAGACAGAACGCGAGGAACTTGAACGCCGCTCTGTTTCCGCGCCTGCGCACCTCAGACTCCGGCGCGCGCTGGTTCAATCAACTTGACTCGGACTTCCGTGGTTGCCTTGGCAACTGACCTGCGCGGCTCGAGGgaagcggaaggaaggaaggaaggacaggtttCCCGCCAATTGGGCTGTTTGATAAAGTTCTGATAATGGCGGACGTGCTGGACGGGCCCCGGGTTCGCGTGGCCACCAGTCAATTGGCGCAGTCCATCGGGAAGCCCGTTTGTTTCGTGGGGCGGCTGGAGAAGGTAAAGAAGAGAAACCTCAAATACTTGTGGCTCCCAATATTTCACATAAGGGATATTCAGCCTCTATTACTGAGCTCAAGTGCATGATGAGGAACACCTAATTTTTTCTAGATTCGATGAAAAAATAGTtctgtactagctgtcccctgccaggcgttgctgtggcccagtctgtgtatatgtgttttgtgtgtgtatatgtatgtgtatatatttgtgtatgtgtgtatatatgtgccaaccttccctctttctctcctattttctttctctccgtccttccctccctctttccttccttccttccctctttccttccctccctcttttccttttccttctactttcccttttttcttccttttctacctgtttctttcctcccttcctttgctctttggtttcaccgttccttctctccctccctccctccctcccttccttccttcctctttctctctttcgttcctctcttccttccctctttccttccttctttcacttttttatttccttccttccttctctccttccctccttctttcactcaTTTTCGCCCTCATTCCAGGCCCAGCAACATtccagcccttccttccttccttcctccctccctccctccctccttccttcctgtgtacatgtgttttgtgtgtgtttatatgcatatatgtgtgtgtaaaatttgtgtatttgtgtatgtgtttgcctatatatatgtggttttgcacatttattgtaatggggttttttttgccttttcGGTCTCTTTTGCCaatttttttccagtgttttatgagtgattcTCGCTCgtaggcctgataggtgtattgtgtccaaatttggtatcaattcgtccagtagtttttgagttatgttaatcccacaaacaaatattacatttttatttatatagatttatgttatttatgTGTTATGTCCAGagttaagtttttaaaaatctatatgtAAGTAAAATTATTCTGAAAGTGAAATGTCTTAAAATCTTCGCAGATCCATCCATCTGGGAAATACTTCTTTCTGGCTGATGGAGAAGGGAAAACAGCAACCATTGAGATGAGCACACCTGTAAGTCTGGGCTTCCTTTGGGAGGTCTTTCTGTTAAGAACTTTTTTGAGGGGTGTTAAGTATCTAGATATTAATTTTGAAAGTGGAATATATTGATGCTGGTCTGGTTGGATTCGTTCATgagacaaagggtgcatctacaccagacataggcaaacttcagccctctgggtgttttggacttgagcgTTCTTGCTGCTTGAGTTCtgtttaactgagagtctactgttaTGCCTATGTACGCATTCCAGGCCCAGCTACGGGGACAAGAAGACAGGAGAAAATCTAGACAGGACCAGTTAACccttcctaacaaaggattcccccagacaggaagcagtcagggctttgaagctgcaaggctattcagtgctaatcaaggtggccaattgcaacattcacacttgccacaagcagacaagagttctttctcccaccctgggcatcccacagatatataaacctcacttgcctagtttacaacagacctcacaatttcggatgatgcctgccatagatgtggttgaaacatcaggagaaaatgactcaggaacatggccttacagcccggaaaactcacagcaacccagtgattccagccatgaaagtcttctcTCTGGAGCtttgttaaacagaggctggatgaccacacAGAGGTGTTTTGACTGTGCCTTTTTGCCTGgagaaggggcttggactggatgccccctgacagtctcttccagtggagtctccttttctggaggtttatgaactgaggctggatggccatctgttgagagggtatTGACTGTGCCTTCCTGGCTGAAGAGGGTtggacgtcaggagagaatgattctagaacatggccatacagcccaaaaaacttacagcaacctagtgattccggtcatgttacccttcgacaacacaatcctTGCTTTATTAGAGGCAGTACAAAAAGGCCGAACAAGATCATTCCGAACCTTTTATCGTTCCCATGCAAAATAGCCACAGAGAGGATGCCAAATGTGAAATTTCCTCAAAGTATTGCAGAACTATCAGTTGTACTATATGGATACATTGGTCTGCTTTCTAGCATTGGGAAATACACCAACAGCTAAACTTtggaccagacatgggcaaacttgggccctccatatgttttggacttcgactcccacaattcctaacagctggtaaacagagAAAGTAGATAAGGTGTGGATGTTTAAGGTGCTTCTGAAGTTCCAAATAATAACTGCTTGATTTGCATTGGCAGCTAGAAGAAGAGATTTCTGGAGTCATTGAAGTAGTTGGAAGAGTTACAAAACAAGTAAATGTTCTGTGTGCTACATACActcaattcaaagaagataaaaaTGCATTTGGTAAGTGaattactttgtttttgttttgcaaaatatatctttttagggttgcctgtgtgtgtgttcatgccctccaaggacatttacccagcccccaccctaaactttaaatTTAGGGTTTCcctaagtgtgaaatgacttgaaggcacacaagtcttaattaacttgaccatctcatcagccaaaaaagcaggcccatgcttcacattgaaatactggtaaatagGTAttagtttaaattgtttttcatttgaaatattgtattgttttttcattacttttttgcactacaaataagatatgtacaatgtgcataggaattagttAATTTTTGCAAACTATACTCCAGCTCccaaacagtctgagggaccgtggCACTCTGCTTAAAaagattgaggacccctgctctaaggtgTTTAGGCTAACCAATAATTCATTTTTAACAAACCACTAGGCCTCACAAAATAAACAGTCCAAAAGATATTTCTTCTAACGGAAATGTTTTGACTTTGCTGTAAAGAGTGATCCATCCATGTACATTATTTAGAATTAGTAATTCATAGACTTACTTTGActcttttaaaaaagtgaaaggaggaaTGTAGTTAGTATCGGGTCACCTGGGTGCAGTGTATTTCTATTTGCACTAGTGAacttatttttctgtttcttgtttCAGATCTTGCATTATATAGCGAAGCTCTGAAAATTATTCATGACTTTCCGGAATACTATCCTTACGGTACTGACTGATGCCTTTCATAATAACAAAGTGaacaattatatatttaatgAAGAACTTCCCAAGAATGAAAAACCTATCCTTAAAATTCATTTGGGACAACCTGCGTGCCTatgatattgttggattttgtgGACTTAAATTATGGTGCAGTGGTGATGTAGAAGAATAAGGGCAGAAACTTCTCAGTGGATGAGCATTTAATGTCAGATTACAACTCTGCAAGATGTCTCTGTAAATACATGACAAGATACAAAGCTCctattctgtttgctttgttttcattttgaaataataCATGGAAAGTATCAAGAAattatgaagaacaattttatttaATAGGCAGTACTCCTGTAGAAACCTGGCTATCATGTTAGATTAAGACGAATGGACAATTTAAATAGTAGATACCAAAGTTTTGAAATCAGTATTAATGTCTGGGAAGTGAAGTAAAAGCATaatacaaacaattcaaaatATTAAGTTTTCCAAAGGTACTCCTG containing:
- the LOC132778823 gene encoding replication protein A 14 kDa subunit-like, encoding MADVLDGPRVRVATSQLAQSIGKPVCFVGRLEKIHPSGKYFFLADGEGKTATIEMSTPLEEEISGVIEVVGRVTKQVNVLCATYTQFKEDKNAFDLALYSEALKIIHDFPEYYPYGTD